A genomic window from Gymnodinialimonas ceratoperidinii includes:
- a CDS encoding phosphodiester glycosidase family protein, producing MMRPLLLALALFAPTTSNAQCETVLFDDAEFTACEIEMTDADVRLFLRDEAGEILGTFGRVETLLPEGTHLGVAMNAGMFHDDRSPVGLYVEDGEQEMRIITSDGPGNFGLLPNGVLCLNEGRAAVIESRAFEETAPECRHATQSGPMLVIDGELHPRFIRDSDSTNIRNGVGVNAEGDRMWMVISDQAVNFHHFARFFRDYLETPNALYFDGRVSRLHAPQIGRSDLGFPIGPILGVVVDAEQGDG from the coding sequence ATGATGCGGCCGCTTCTTCTGGCCCTCGCGCTTTTCGCTCCGACCACCAGCAACGCCCAATGCGAGACGGTTCTGTTCGATGACGCGGAGTTCACGGCCTGCGAGATCGAGATGACCGACGCGGACGTGCGCCTGTTCCTGCGCGACGAAGCGGGAGAGATCCTGGGCACCTTCGGCCGGGTCGAGACCCTTCTGCCCGAAGGCACGCATCTGGGCGTCGCGATGAATGCCGGCATGTTCCACGACGATCGCTCCCCGGTGGGGCTCTACGTGGAAGACGGTGAGCAGGAAATGCGGATCATCACCTCTGACGGTCCCGGCAACTTCGGCCTGCTGCCAAACGGGGTCCTTTGCCTGAACGAGGGCCGGGCGGCGGTAATTGAGAGCCGCGCCTTCGAGGAAACCGCGCCGGAATGTCGTCACGCCACGCAATCCGGTCCGATGCTCGTGATTGACGGAGAGTTGCACCCGCGCTTCATCCGCGACAGTGACAGCACGAACATCCGCAACGGTGTCGGCGTCAATGCCGAGGGTGACCGGATGTGGATGGTGATCTCGGACCAGGCGGTAAACTTCCATCATTTCGCGCGTTTCTTCCGCGATTACCTGGAAACGCCGAATGCGCTCTACTTCGATGGCCGCGTCTCGCGGCTGCACGCGCCCCAGATCGGTCGCTCGGACCTCGGGTTTCCGATCGGGCCGATCCTCGGCGTGGTGGTTGACGCGGAGCAAGGCGACGGCTAG
- the lspA gene encoding signal peptidase II, with protein MRLVYLSALFWFLIDQGSKYGVLYGLNLIERIHLEVFPPFLVFHLGWNTGINFGILAGGPEVTRYGLIVLALLICGWLFYWAKTGLTRPVALLSAGAVIGGALGNALDRVIHGAVIDFLNMSCCGIQNPYTFNIADIGVVVGALGLLLFSESGKTAA; from the coding sequence ATGCGGCTCGTCTATCTCAGCGCCCTGTTCTGGTTCTTGATCGATCAAGGGTCGAAATACGGTGTGCTCTACGGCCTCAACCTCATCGAGCGCATCCACCTCGAGGTTTTTCCGCCGTTCCTTGTCTTCCATCTCGGTTGGAACACCGGCATCAACTTCGGCATCCTCGCGGGCGGGCCCGAGGTGACGCGCTACGGGCTCATCGTGCTGGCGCTGCTGATCTGCGGCTGGCTGTTCTACTGGGCGAAGACCGGGCTGACGCGGCCTGTCGCGCTGCTCAGCGCCGGCGCGGTGATCGGCGGCGCGCTCGGCAATGCGCTGGATCGGGTGATCCATGGCGCGGTGATCGACTTCCTCAACATGTCCTGCTGCGGCATTCAGAACCCCTATACGTTCAACATCGCCGATATCGGCGTAGTCGTCGGCGCCCTTGGCCTCTTGCTGTTCTCGGAATCGGGAAAGACGGCGGCGTGA
- a CDS encoding M16 family metallopeptidase gives MIRPHLAGLGLAIGLTALPLAANAAGEVTEFTLDNGMQVVVIEDHRTAAVTHMVWYRAGSADEQPGQSGIAHFLEHLMFKATDDLESREFSRIVEENGGSDNAFTSWDYTAYHQRVAADRLGLMMEMEADRMRDLVLAEDEVVTERQVILEERAQRTDTSPGALFNEQLAAATYLNHPYGRPIIGWRHEMEELSLQDARDWYERHYHPNNAILVVAGDATPDEVRALAEEHYGAIPANPDIEAQETRERPSEPPHIAQRRVIYEDARVANPYVSINYLAPERNAGAQEEAAALTLLAEILAGSGFTSVLPREMQLEDERSLFVGAYYGGTSLDETTFTLINMPLPGTSLEQAEDHILAEVDEFLEEGIDPAQFERIMFQIEAARIYEEDDAAGLARAYGAALASGLTVADVQAWPDVLAATTIDDVMEIARELFAEEATTIGYLMQPSPDEAAEPEADAAAAAASQPTAEPEDAAEAGADGADASTPETAPMTEEVSQ, from the coding sequence ATGATCCGCCCCCATCTGGCTGGCCTCGGCCTTGCCATCGGCCTTACGGCCCTGCCGCTCGCTGCGAACGCCGCCGGTGAAGTCACCGAATTCACCCTCGACAACGGCATGCAGGTCGTGGTGATCGAAGATCACCGCACCGCCGCCGTGACCCATATGGTCTGGTACCGCGCAGGCTCTGCCGATGAGCAGCCGGGCCAGTCGGGCATCGCCCATTTCCTCGAACACCTGATGTTCAAGGCGACGGATGATCTGGAGAGCCGCGAGTTCAGCCGGATCGTGGAAGAGAACGGCGGCTCGGACAATGCGTTCACGTCATGGGACTACACGGCCTACCACCAGCGCGTCGCGGCAGACCGCCTGGGGCTGATGATGGAGATGGAAGCCGACCGGATGCGCGATCTGGTGCTGGCCGAGGATGAGGTCGTCACCGAGCGGCAGGTGATCCTCGAGGAGCGGGCACAGCGCACTGACACGTCGCCCGGCGCCCTGTTCAACGAGCAACTCGCCGCCGCGACTTACCTGAACCATCCCTATGGACGTCCGATCATCGGCTGGCGCCACGAGATGGAGGAATTGAGCCTGCAAGATGCCCGCGACTGGTACGAGCGGCACTACCACCCCAACAACGCGATCCTCGTCGTGGCGGGCGATGCCACTCCGGACGAGGTCCGCGCGCTGGCCGAGGAGCACTACGGCGCCATCCCCGCGAACCCCGATATCGAGGCGCAGGAAACCCGTGAGCGGCCCTCGGAGCCGCCCCATATCGCGCAGCGTCGGGTGATCTACGAGGACGCGCGCGTCGCCAACCCCTATGTCTCGATCAACTACCTCGCGCCCGAACGGAACGCCGGCGCGCAGGAAGAGGCCGCGGCGCTGACACTGCTGGCCGAGATCCTTGCAGGGTCCGGTTTCACCTCGGTCCTGCCGCGCGAGATGCAGCTGGAGGACGAGCGGAGCCTCTTCGTGGGCGCTTATTACGGCGGCACCAGTCTGGACGAGACCACCTTCACCCTGATCAACATGCCCCTGCCCGGAACGTCGTTGGAGCAAGCCGAAGACCATATCCTCGCCGAGGTTGACGAATTTCTCGAAGAGGGCATCGATCCGGCGCAGTTCGAGCGGATCATGTTCCAGATCGAGGCCGCGCGGATCTACGAGGAAGACGACGCGGCGGGTCTTGCGCGGGCCTATGGCGCGGCGCTGGCCTCGGGGCTGACCGTCGCGGATGTGCAGGCCTGGCCGGACGTGCTGGCAGCAACCACCATCGACGACGTCATGGAGATCGCCCGCGAGTTGTTCGCCGAGGAGGCCACCACCATCGGTTACCTGATGCAACCAAGCCCCGATGAGGCGGCCGAGCCTGAGGCAGACGCAGCAGCAGCCGCCGCGTCGCAGCCGACTGCTGAACCGGAAGATGCAGCGGAAGCCGGCGCCGATGGTGCCGACGCCTCCACTCCCGAAACTGCCCCGATGACCGAGGAAGTCTCCCAATGA
- the rbfA gene encoding 30S ribosome-binding factor RbfA: MARSKNQNGASKSQRQLRVGELIRRTLSTVLARAEVHDPALNAMSITVGEVRTSSDLKIATVYVMPLGGSGKDEAIEALKRNKGELRRLLGKDLKLKYLPDLRFVIDQTFDQMDATREMLSRAEVRRDVELVREDDDQPDGETEA; this comes from the coding sequence ATGGCACGCAGCAAGAACCAGAACGGCGCAAGCAAGTCGCAACGACAGCTTCGGGTCGGAGAATTGATCCGCCGCACCTTGTCGACGGTGCTGGCGCGTGCCGAGGTGCATGACCCGGCGCTGAACGCCATGTCGATCACCGTGGGCGAGGTGCGGACCTCGTCCGACCTGAAGATCGCGACGGTCTACGTGATGCCGCTCGGCGGCTCCGGCAAGGACGAGGCGATCGAGGCATTGAAGCGCAACAAGGGCGAATTGCGTCGGTTGCTCGGCAAGGACCTGAAGCTGAAATACCTGCCGGATCTGCGCTTCGTGATCGACCAGACCTTCGACCAGATGGACGCCACCCGCGAGATGCTGTCGCGCGCAGAAGTGCGCCGCGACGTGGAACTGGTGCGCGAGGACGACGACCAGCCCGACGGGGAGACCGAAGCATGA
- a CDS encoding DUF1643 domain-containing protein, with translation MIERQHVKGDAASVAVYSDCERYRYALTRVWDPEGERALFIMLNPSTATEVQNDPTVERCERRARALGFGSFRVLNIFAYRATDPRDMRRADDPVGPENDAAILEGLEWADRVICAWGTHGEHLGRGPEVAALLRGTGRPLLHLGLSKAGHPKHPLYIGYKVQPEAWEA, from the coding sequence ATGATCGAGCGGCAGCATGTGAAGGGAGACGCGGCCTCGGTTGCGGTCTATTCCGACTGCGAGCGGTATCGCTATGCGCTCACCCGGGTGTGGGATCCGGAGGGGGAGCGGGCATTGTTCATCATGCTCAACCCGTCGACAGCGACCGAAGTGCAGAACGATCCGACGGTGGAGCGGTGTGAGCGGCGCGCGCGGGCCTTGGGGTTCGGGTCGTTTCGGGTGCTCAACATATTTGCGTACCGCGCGACCGACCCGCGCGACATGCGGCGCGCCGATGACCCGGTCGGGCCGGAGAACGATGCGGCGATCCTCGAAGGGTTGGAATGGGCGGACCGGGTGATTTGCGCCTGGGGCACCCATGGGGAGCATCTGGGTCGCGGTCCGGAAGTTGCCGCGTTATTGCGCGGCACGGGACGGCCCTTGCTGCATCTGGGCTTGTCGAAAGCGGGGCATCCCAAGCATCCGCTTTATATTGGCTACAAGGTGCAACCCGAGGCCTGGGAGGCTTAA
- the dapB gene encoding 4-hydroxy-tetrahydrodipicolinate reductase — protein MSNSKSSVGIAVMGASGRMGQMLIETVDASDRAHLVAVTERPGHDWVGADLGEAMGGAASGVPVVDDPLEAIVKAQAVIDFTSPEATVAHAKLTAQARAVHVIGTTGLSDADIEILDACAHHACIVRAGNMSLGVNLLVRLTQQVAAALDADFDIEVVEAHHRHKVDAPSGTALMLGEAAARGRGLELSDVKDSGRDGITGARKRGDIGFSAIRGGDVVGEHDVIFAADGERIVLRHLATDRAIFSRGALKAALWGQGREPGHYSMMSVLGLA, from the coding sequence ATGTCCAACTCTAAGAGCAGCGTCGGCATTGCCGTGATGGGCGCATCGGGCCGCATGGGGCAGATGCTGATCGAGACGGTGGATGCCTCGGATCGGGCGCATCTTGTTGCTGTAACAGAACGCCCCGGCCACGATTGGGTGGGGGCCGATCTGGGCGAGGCGATGGGTGGCGCCGCCTCGGGCGTGCCAGTCGTGGACGACCCGCTGGAGGCCATCGTCAAGGCGCAGGCGGTGATCGATTTCACCTCGCCCGAGGCCACGGTCGCTCACGCGAAATTGACGGCGCAGGCCCGCGCGGTGCACGTGATCGGCACCACGGGCCTGTCCGACGCCGACATCGAGATCCTGGACGCCTGCGCCCACCACGCCTGCATCGTGCGGGCGGGCAACATGAGCCTCGGGGTGAACCTGCTGGTGCGGCTGACGCAACAGGTAGCCGCCGCGCTAGACGCGGATTTCGACATCGAAGTGGTCGAGGCGCACCACCGCCACAAGGTCGACGCGCCCTCGGGCACCGCGTTGATGTTGGGAGAAGCCGCCGCGCGCGGGCGTGGGCTGGAGCTGAGCGACGTGAAGGACAGCGGGCGCGACGGCATCACCGGGGCCCGCAAGCGCGGGGATATCGGGTTCTCGGCGATCCGGGGCGGTGACGTCGTTGGCGAACATGACGTGATCTTCGCCGCCGATGGTGAACGCATCGTCCTGCGCCACTTGGCAACCGACCGGGCGATCTTTTCGCGCGGGGCGTTGAAGGCCGCGCTCTGGGGGCAAGGTCGCGAGCCCGGTCATTACTCGATGATGTCGGTCCTAGGCCTGGCGTGA
- the truB gene encoding tRNA pseudouridine(55) synthase TruB, with translation MARRKKGRDISGWVLVDKPAGLTSTAVVNKVRWCFDAKKAGHAGTLDPDATGMLPVALGEATKTIAYMGDDLKAYEFRVRLGVATKTDDAEGEVIETSDARPSDAEIEAALPAFVGDIQQVPPQFSAVKVDGERAYDIARGGGEMELAARDLYVESLSVIGRPDTDHVDLEFVCGSGGYVRSIARDLGRALGCLGHVEWLRRTWVGPFDIEDAVPLSRVEELARTEEIDGLLQPVGMALHAIPELRATEAGAARLRNGNPGGVLPGNVEYGDMAWASLNGQPVAVGRFRAGELHPERVFNL, from the coding sequence ATGGCACGCAGAAAAAAAGGCCGCGACATTTCAGGTTGGGTGCTGGTGGACAAGCCAGCGGGGCTGACCTCGACTGCCGTGGTCAACAAGGTGCGCTGGTGCTTTGACGCCAAGAAAGCCGGTCACGCCGGGACGCTCGACCCTGATGCGACGGGGATGTTGCCGGTGGCGCTTGGTGAGGCGACCAAGACGATTGCCTATATGGGCGATGATCTGAAGGCCTACGAATTCAGGGTGCGGCTTGGCGTGGCGACGAAGACCGACGACGCCGAGGGAGAGGTCATCGAAACTTCTGACGCGCGGCCCAGTGACGCCGAAATCGAAGCAGCGCTGCCGGCCTTCGTGGGGGATATCCAGCAGGTCCCGCCGCAGTTTTCCGCCGTGAAGGTGGACGGCGAACGCGCCTATGACATCGCGCGCGGAGGCGGTGAGATGGAACTGGCCGCCCGCGATCTCTACGTCGAAAGCCTCTCGGTCATCGGGCGGCCGGATACCGACCACGTGGATCTGGAATTTGTGTGCGGCTCGGGCGGCTACGTCCGCTCCATCGCGCGGGATCTGGGGCGCGCTTTGGGGTGCCTCGGCCACGTCGAGTGGTTGCGTCGGACCTGGGTTGGGCCGTTCGATATCGAGGATGCGGTGCCCCTGTCTCGGGTGGAAGAACTGGCGCGGACGGAGGAAATCGACGGGTTGCTGCAGCCGGTGGGCATGGCGCTTCATGCGATACCTGAGCTGCGCGCGACCGAAGCAGGCGCGGCGCGCTTGCGGAACGGCAATCCCGGCGGCGTGCTTCCCGGTAACGTCGAATACGGCGATATGGCCTGGGCTTCGCTGAACGGTCAGCCCGTGGCCGTTGGCCGTTTCCGCGCTGGCGAGTTGCATCCCGAGCGGGTGTTCAATCTTTAA
- a CDS encoding DUF3035 domain-containing protein, with translation MAMRATLLVLMTATLGLTACSNGTPTLMNLRNTESGPDEFAIVPTSELELPANRNVLPTPTLGGTNRADPTPEADAIAALGGNVARANANAGGLVNHASRFGVAPNIRGTLAAEDLAYRQNNSGRLLERLFQSNVYFRAYRQQSLDRYAELERLRRAGVQTPSAPPPGL, from the coding sequence ATGGCTATGCGCGCAACACTTCTGGTTTTGATGACTGCCACCCTCGGGCTGACCGCCTGTTCGAATGGCACGCCGACGTTGATGAACCTGCGTAACACCGAGTCCGGGCCGGACGAGTTCGCAATCGTTCCCACGTCCGAGCTGGAACTGCCTGCCAATCGCAACGTCTTGCCGACGCCCACCTTGGGCGGCACCAACCGCGCCGATCCCACGCCGGAAGCCGATGCGATCGCGGCCCTTGGCGGCAATGTCGCGCGGGCCAACGCGAACGCGGGCGGCTTGGTCAACCATGCTTCGCGCTTTGGCGTCGCGCCCAATATCCGCGGCACGCTCGCGGCAGAGGATCTGGCCTATCGCCAGAACAACAGCGGCCGTCTGCTGGAGCGTCTGTTCCAGAGCAACGTCTATTTCCGCGCCTATCGCCAGCAGTCCCTTGACCGCTACGCCGAGTTGGAGCGTTTGCGCCGTGCCGGCGTCCAGACCCCAAGCGCGCCGCCGCCCGGTTTGTGA
- a CDS encoding RsmB/NOP family class I SAM-dependent RNA methyltransferase, giving the protein MKARPAALILLNAVLRDRQILGQVEVPAVGAEAARANRLALAVLRNLGAVDALLRPYTQRKPQIGVHNILRLGAVELLVNGEDAHGVVSDLVGIAKTQPQTRKAQGMVNAILRKVATEGPEAWAKTQPQRLPPWLDKALRKRIGAEGIKAIEAAQAQVPPIDLTPRDSDFTLEGADVLPTGSLRLHNHPQVSALPGYADGKFWVQDAAAALPVKLLGDVAGKSVLDICAAPGGKTMQLAAAGAEVTALDISGPRMKRVAENLGRTQLSANLVTEDALHHQGSYDAILLDAPCSATGTIRRHPDLPFVKTGDEIEPLTKLQMQLIDHALTLLKPGGTLVYCTCSLLPVEGEFQIKAALKRHEDLSVVPTDPVALGGEPHWASEAGGLRLWPSYWADKGGMDGFYMAALRRS; this is encoded by the coding sequence ATGAAAGCGCGTCCCGCTGCCCTTATCCTGCTCAACGCCGTCCTGCGCGATCGCCAGATCCTGGGTCAGGTCGAGGTGCCCGCCGTCGGCGCCGAGGCCGCGCGGGCCAACCGCTTGGCGCTGGCCGTGTTGCGCAACCTTGGGGCGGTAGACGCGCTGCTGCGCCCCTACACGCAACGCAAGCCGCAAATCGGGGTCCACAACATCCTGCGGTTGGGCGCCGTCGAGCTGCTGGTGAATGGCGAGGATGCCCATGGCGTCGTCAGTGATCTGGTGGGCATCGCGAAGACGCAGCCCCAGACCCGAAAGGCGCAGGGCATGGTGAACGCCATCTTGCGCAAGGTCGCGACCGAGGGGCCCGAGGCGTGGGCCAAGACGCAACCGCAGCGGTTGCCGCCGTGGCTCGATAAGGCGTTGCGCAAGCGGATCGGGGCCGAGGGGATCAAGGCCATCGAAGCGGCGCAAGCGCAGGTGCCGCCGATTGACCTGACCCCCCGCGACTCGGATTTCACGCTGGAAGGAGCGGATGTGCTGCCGACGGGCTCCTTGCGGCTGCACAATCATCCGCAAGTGAGCGCCCTGCCCGGCTATGCCGATGGCAAGTTCTGGGTCCAGGATGCCGCCGCCGCCCTGCCGGTGAAGCTTCTGGGCGACGTTGCGGGCAAATCGGTGCTCGACATCTGCGCGGCGCCGGGCGGTAAGACCATGCAACTCGCGGCGGCGGGCGCAGAGGTGACCGCGCTCGACATCTCCGGCCCGCGGATGAAGCGCGTGGCCGAGAACCTCGGCCGCACGCAGCTTTCCGCCAATCTCGTGACCGAGGATGCGCTGCACCATCAGGGCAGCTACGACGCGATCCTGCTGGATGCTCCCTGCTCGGCCACCGGCACCATCCGCCGGCATCCCGACCTGCCCTTCGTCAAGACCGGCGACGAGATCGAGCCTTTGACCAAGCTGCAGATGCAGTTGATCGATCACGCGCTGACCCTGCTCAAGCCCGGCGGCACGTTGGTCTATTGCACCTGCTCTCTGCTGCCGGTGGAGGGCGAGTTCCAGATCAAGGCCGCCCTGAAGCGGCACGAGGATCTTAGTGTGGTTCCGACCGATCCGGTCGCCCTCGGGGGAGAGCCTCACTGGGCGAGCGAGGCGGGCGGATTGCGCCTTTGGCCCTCCTATTGGGCTGACAAGGGCGGGATGGACGGCTTCTATATGGCCGCGTTGCGCCGGTCGTGA
- the purH gene encoding bifunctional phosphoribosylaminoimidazolecarboxamide formyltransferase/IMP cyclohydrolase, with protein MTNPAPLNRALLSVSDKTGLIDFAKALAARGVELLSTGGTAKALREAGLEVRDVSEVTGFPEMMDGRVKTLHPMIHGGLLALRDNQDHVAAMEEHGIGAIDLLVVNLYPFEATVAAGADYDTCIENIDIGGPAMIRAAAKNHGAVSVLTDPAQYAGLLEELEAQDGTSFAFRQRMAQAAYARTAAYDAAVSSWMAGAAEIETPPHRAFAGSLAQEMRYGENPHQKAAFYLDGSSRPGVATAEQHQGKALSYNNINDTDAAFELVSEFAPSDGPAVAIIKHANPSGVARGESLVAAYKAAFDCDRTSAFGGIVALNQTLDAATAEEIVQIFTEVVIAPDADEDAKAIFAAKKNLRLLTTGGLPDPRAPMVAYKQVAGGLLVQDKDTGFVPSDALKVVTKRQPAEQEMTDLRFAWTVAKHTKSNAIIYAKGGATVGIGAGQMSRVDSSTIAALKAARMGEECGLAETPAKGSVVASDAFFPFADGLLAAAEAGATAVIQPGGSMRDDEVIAAADEAGLAMVFTGMRHFRH; from the coding sequence ATGACCAACCCCGCCCCCCTCAACCGCGCCCTGCTCTCCGTCTCCGACAAGACCGGCCTGATCGATTTCGCCAAGGCGCTTGCCGCGCGCGGGGTTGAGCTGCTGTCAACCGGCGGCACGGCGAAAGCGTTGCGCGAGGCCGGCCTCGAGGTGCGCGACGTCTCCGAGGTGACGGGGTTCCCCGAGATGATGGACGGCCGGGTCAAGACGCTGCATCCGATGATCCACGGTGGCCTTCTGGCGCTGCGTGACAATCAGGATCACGTGGCGGCGATGGAAGAGCACGGCATCGGGGCGATCGACCTGCTGGTGGTGAACCTCTACCCCTTCGAGGCGACGGTGGCCGCGGGTGCGGATTACGACACCTGCATTGAGAACATCGATATCGGCGGGCCTGCGATGATCCGCGCGGCGGCGAAGAACCATGGCGCGGTGAGCGTGCTGACCGATCCGGCGCAATACGCCGGGCTGCTGGAAGAACTGGAAGCGCAGGACGGCACCTCTTTCGCGTTCCGCCAGCGCATGGCGCAGGCCGCATACGCCCGGACCGCCGCCTATGACGCCGCCGTCTCCAGCTGGATGGCGGGTGCGGCCGAGATCGAAACGCCGCCCCACCGCGCCTTCGCCGGAAGCCTCGCGCAGGAGATGCGCTACGGCGAGAACCCGCATCAGAAGGCGGCCTTCTACCTTGATGGCTCGTCTCGCCCCGGCGTGGCGACCGCCGAGCAGCATCAGGGCAAGGCGCTGAGCTACAACAACATCAACGACACCGACGCGGCCTTCGAACTGGTCTCGGAATTCGCACCTTCGGACGGCCCTGCCGTGGCGATCATCAAGCACGCCAACCCGTCGGGCGTAGCGCGCGGCGAGAGCCTCGTGGCGGCCTACAAGGCGGCCTTCGATTGTGACCGGACCTCGGCGTTCGGCGGCATCGTGGCGCTGAACCAGACCCTCGACGCGGCGACGGCGGAAGAGATCGTGCAGATCTTCACCGAGGTCGTCATCGCACCCGACGCGGATGAGGACGCCAAGGCGATCTTCGCCGCGAAGAAGAACCTGCGCCTGCTGACCACCGGCGGCCTGCCCGATCCGCGCGCGCCGATGGTGGCCTACAAGCAGGTGGCCGGCGGGTTGCTGGTGCAGGACAAGGACACCGGTTTCGTGCCCTCGGACGCCTTGAAGGTGGTGACCAAGCGGCAACCGGCGGAGCAGGAGATGACAGACCTCCGCTTTGCCTGGACGGTCGCGAAACACACCAAGTCGAACGCGATCATCTATGCCAAGGGCGGCGCGACCGTGGGCATCGGCGCGGGCCAGATGAGCCGCGTGGACAGCTCCACCATCGCGGCGCTGAAGGCCGCGCGGATGGGCGAGGAATGCGGGCTGGCCGAGACGCCGGCCAAGGGCTCGGTCGTGGCGTCCGACGCCTTCTTCCCCTTCGCCGACGGCCTTCTGGCGGCGGCCGAGGCGGGCGCCACGGCGGTGATCCAGCCCGGAGGCTCGATGCGCGATGACGAGGTGATCGCGGCCGCTGATGAGGCGGGGCTGGCGATGGTCTTCACCGGCATGCGCCACTTCCGTCACTGA
- a CDS encoding DUF1674 domain-containing protein, translating to MTDPKELTPEAQRALAEAAERRAKAEDPKLPRELGGRDGPEPVRYGDWERKGIAVDF from the coding sequence GTGACCGATCCCAAGGAGCTGACCCCCGAAGCGCAACGCGCCCTGGCCGAGGCCGCGGAACGCCGCGCCAAAGCGGAAGACCCGAAGCTGCCGCGTGAGCTCGGCGGTCGCGATGGCCCCGAGCCGGTCCGCTACGGCGATTGGGAGCGCAAGGGCATCGCCGTCGATTTCTGA
- a CDS encoding heparinase II/III family protein translates to MQGFLWKPEVRFPGSAARGRQLMAGNFRIGGALIEAPDTCPWDIAAPNDDFEAALHGFSWLDDLAAVPDNEGRATAQLWLSQWIDRYGKGAGPGWSADLTGRRQIRWITHALFLMNSQTPAEMRRFHLALSRQTNFLGKRWKRASAGLPRFEALTGLIYSACTLIGMETALDPALNGLARECATQIDAQGGIVTRNPEELLEVFVLLTWIAQILQETGKRADPAVDTAIMRIAPTLRAMRHADGSLVRAHGGGRGAPGRLIGALVQSGVRPSRIKGLAMGYARMASGRVTVITDAAPPMMGPGSTNAHAGTLSFEMASANHPLIVNAGSGAAFGASWRRAGRATVSHSTVSLEGYSSSRFAHKASDVPVERQGFAEGPSDVSIQVSEVTGGEGIVLSHDGWRRTHGLVHLRSLTLEDHGNLLRGEDGLAALDGDDRSRFTRVNRNLPSDVGLRFAARFHLHPDVAVELDMGGAAISLTLPTDEVWVFRHGGEAEMSIMPSIYFDNTRLKPRATKQIVLTSRVRGYGAAVSWSIARPSALLPAPDLSL, encoded by the coding sequence ATGCAGGGATTTCTCTGGAAGCCCGAAGTGCGCTTTCCCGGCTCGGCCGCGCGCGGGCGCCAGTTGATGGCGGGAAACTTTCGCATCGGGGGCGCGCTGATCGAAGCGCCGGACACCTGCCCTTGGGACATTGCCGCGCCGAACGATGATTTCGAGGCCGCGCTGCACGGTTTCAGTTGGCTCGATGACCTCGCCGCGGTGCCCGACAACGAGGGGCGTGCCACGGCGCAGCTCTGGCTGTCGCAGTGGATCGACCGCTACGGCAAGGGGGCCGGACCGGGGTGGAGCGCTGATCTGACCGGGCGTCGGCAGATCCGATGGATCACCCATGCCCTGTTCCTGATGAACAGCCAAACCCCGGCCGAGATGCGGCGCTTCCACCTCGCCCTGTCGCGGCAGACGAATTTTCTTGGCAAGCGCTGGAAACGCGCCTCGGCCGGTCTGCCGCGCTTCGAGGCGCTGACGGGCCTGATCTATTCCGCCTGTACGCTGATCGGGATGGAGACCGCCCTTGATCCGGCGCTGAACGGGCTGGCGCGGGAGTGCGCCACCCAGATCGATGCGCAGGGCGGCATCGTCACCCGCAACCCGGAAGAGCTGTTGGAGGTCTTCGTCCTGCTCACATGGATTGCGCAGATCCTGCAGGAGACCGGCAAACGCGCCGACCCGGCGGTGGACACGGCGATCATGCGGATCGCGCCGACGCTTCGCGCGATGCGCCACGCCGACGGCAGCCTCGTGCGCGCTCACGGCGGCGGGCGCGGCGCGCCGGGGCGGCTGATCGGGGCGCTGGTGCAATCGGGAGTGCGGCCCTCGCGGATCAAGGGCTTGGCGATGGGATACGCGCGCATGGCCTCGGGCCGCGTGACCGTGATCACCGATGCCGCGCCGCCGATGATGGGGCCGGGCTCGACCAACGCCCATGCGGGAACTTTGTCCTTCGAGATGGCCTCGGCCAACCACCCGCTGATCGTCAACGCGGGCTCTGGCGCGGCTTTCGGCGCATCGTGGCGCCGGGCGGGCCGGGCCACGGTCAGCCATTCGACGGTATCGCTCGAGGGGTATTCCTCGTCCCGTTTCGCCCACAAGGCCTCGGATGTGCCGGTAGAGCGTCAGGGGTTTGCCGAGGGTCCGAGCGATGTGTCGATCCAAGTCTCGGAAGTGACCGGCGGCGAGGGCATCGTCCTGTCCCACGACGGCTGGCGCCGGACCCACGGGCTGGTGCACCTGCGCTCCCTGACGCTGGAGGATCATGGCAACCTCTTGCGCGGCGAGGATGGCTTGGCCGCGCTTGACGGTGACGACCGCAGCCGTTTCACGCGGGTGAACCGGAACCTCCCCTCGGACGTCGGCCTGCGGTTTGCAGCGCGCTTTCATCTGCACCCCGATGTGGCGGTCGAACTCGACATGGGCGGGGCGGCCATCTCGCTGACCCTTCCCACGGACGAGGTCTGGGTGTTCCGCCATGGCGGAGAGGCCGAGATGTCGATCATGCCGTCGATCTACTTCGATAATACCCGCCTGAAACCCCGCGCGACAAAACAGATCGTTTTAACGTCCCGCGTGAGGGGCTATGGAGCCGCTGTCAGCTGGTCCATCGCGCGCCCCTCCGCGTTGTTGCCGGCCCCCGACCTGTCCTTGTGA